GCCGCCCGCAAAGCCGTACTCGGCGAGTTCACGGTGCGCCGGTTGGACGCGCTGCGGCCGCGGATCCAGGAGATCGTCGACGGGCGGATCGACGCGCTCCTGGCCGGCCCGCGGCCCGGCGACCTGGTGGACTCGCTGTCGCTGCCGGTGCAGTCCCTGGTGATCTGCGAGATGTCGGGTGTGCCCTACGCCGACCACGAGTACTTCCAGGGGCACACGGTGAAGATGCTCAAGCAGTCGGCACTGCCCGAGGAGCGGGGCGCGGCCATGGCAGCCATCCAGGGCTACCTGGCCGACCTCATCGCGGAGAAGGAGGAGAACCCGCCGGACGACCTGCTCGGGCGCCAGATCGTCAAGCTGCGCGCGGACGGCACCTACCGGCGGCCAGCGCTGGCCGGCCCGGGCTTCCTGCTACTCGTGGCCGGTCACGAGACGACGGCGAACCTGATCTCGCTGTCGACCGGCTGTTCGGCCAACCGGGACCCGCGGGTATACGAGAACCCGGACGCCCTCGACGTCGAGCGCGGCGCGCGCCACCACGTTGCGTTCGGGTTCGGGCCGCAACAGTGTCCGGGTCGGAACTTCGCTCGGATGGAGCTGCAGACCGTGTCCGACACGCTGTTCCGCCGCGTCCCCACACCGGAGCCGGCGATGGACCTCGACGAGCCGCCGTTCAAGGACGACGCGAACATCCATGGCCTGCACCGGCTTCCGGTGATCCGGTAGCGGACGAACCGCCACCCCCACCGGTGCCGGACAGCGTGTGCTCACTGAGCCTGGCCGCGGCCCACAGCAGGCGGTCCTCCCGCCACGGTGCCGCCGAGAGCTGGACGCCCACCGGCAGCCCCGAGCCCGGGTGGTCGCCGGCCGGGACGCTGATCGACGGGCCGCCGTAGCACGACCACACGTAGCAGAACCGCGCGATCTCCTGCGTCGACGCCGCCAGGTCGACGGCGTCGCGGCGGGGCACGTCCACCGGGATCGTCGGCGTCAGCACCACGTCGCAGTTCTCGAACAGCGCGTCGACCCGATCGCGGAAGTCCCGCTGCCACGCCCGCGCTCTGGCCGACGTCTCCGGCGGGATGGACTGGCCGATCCGCAGGCGCCGCAGCACGTCCGGATCGATCGTGTCCGGCTCCTCGCGCAGCCGCCGGGCGTGCACGGCCGCCGCCTCCGGGTACATGATCTCGATCATCCGGTCCTGGGCCTCCGCCGCGCCCGGCACCTCGACGTCCTGGACCACGGCACCCGCCGAGCGCAGCGCCGCCACCACGCCGTCGACCACCCGCTGCACCCCCGGGTCCACCCGCGCGCGGAAGAAGCCGGTCGCGACGCCGACGCGCAGCCCGGCGATGTCCTGGCCCAGCAGCGAATCGACCGTCGGCCCGTCGGAAGACAGCACCGCGAGCATCGCCGCCGCCGTGGCGACGTCGGCCGCCAGCGGGGTCACCGTGTCGAACGACTCGCCGACCGGGAGCACGCCCTGGTTGGAGACGCGGCCCAGCGTCGGGCGCAGGCCGACGATGCCGTTGACCGACGCCGGCACCCGCCCCGACCCGCCGGTGTCCGTGCCGAGCGCCGCCGTCGACATGCCGCTCGCCACCGCCACCGCCGAACCGCTGCTCGACCCGCCCGAGATGCACCGCGGATCGCGGGCGTTGCGGACGTCGCCGAAGGCCGCGTTCCGGCCGACTACGCCCATCGCGAACTCGGCCAGGTTGGCCTTCGCCGTGATGAGCGCGCCCGCCGCCCGCAGCCGCCGGACGACTTCGGCGTCGACCGCCGCGGGTTCGGTGCCGAGGTGCGCCGAACCCGCGGTGGTCGGCACGCCCGCCACGTCGATGTTGTCCTTGACGCTGACCGTGAGCCCGTGCAGCGGACCGTCGCCGGCCGCGGGCGGATCCAGGGTCCGGATCAGCGCCCGTAGCTCGGGGTTGCGGTCCCGGGCCACGGCCAGCTGGGCTTCGACGAGCGAGCGCACCTCGTCCACGTCAGACCGCCGCCCGCAGCCGCGCGGTCTCGGCCTCGTCGACCGCCAGCGCCCTCCCGGACCCGGTCAGCGCGACACCGTAGTGCGCCCGCGCGTCCGCCACGGACAGGTAGTCGTCGAGGACGTCGTCGAGCACCTGAGCCGCCTCCCGTTCGAACGGGCTGCCGTAGCCGCCGCCGGACGGGAGCTTGATCTCCAGGGTGTCGCCCGCCGCGCACTTCTCCTGCGTGACCTTCGAGTACAGCGGCTCGTCGCGCTCGGTACCGGCGTTGCGGGTGAACGAGCCCGCGAGCCCGTCGTGCCCGCCGGCCAGGCCCTTCGGCGGGTCGGTGCGGTTGTCCGCCTCCGAGCCGATGAACGTGTCGGTCAGCATCTTCCACTTCCGCACGCTGCCGATCCCGCCGCGGTAGCGGCCCGGTGCCGGCGGCTCGTCACGCAGCTCGTAGCGCTCGGCGATCATCGCGTGGTTGAGCTCCAGCTCCTCGATCGGGTTGTTGCGCGTGTTGGCCATCAGCGAGTCGACGCAGTCGAGCCCGTCCTTGCCGTTGCGCGCGCCGTAGGAGCCTTCGTTGATCTCGATGTACACCCAGTACGACTGGCCGTCCTCGGCCAGGCCCGAATAGGCGATCGCGCACAGCGCCGCCGACGACCCGGCCACCGCGCGCTCCGGCAGGACGTCCGACA
This genomic window from Amycolatopsis mongoliensis contains:
- a CDS encoding amidase, with translation MDEVRSLVEAQLAVARDRNPELRALIRTLDPPAAGDGPLHGLTVSVKDNIDVAGVPTTAGSAHLGTEPAAVDAEVVRRLRAAGALITAKANLAEFAMGVVGRNAAFGDVRNARDPRCISGGSSSGSAVAVASGMSTAALGTDTGGSGRVPASVNGIVGLRPTLGRVSNQGVLPVGESFDTVTPLAADVATAAAMLAVLSSDGPTVDSLLGQDIAGLRVGVATGFFRARVDPGVQRVVDGVVAALRSAGAVVQDVEVPGAAEAQDRMIEIMYPEAAAVHARRLREEPDTIDPDVLRRLRIGQSIPPETSARARAWQRDFRDRVDALFENCDVVLTPTIPVDVPRRDAVDLAASTQEIARFCYVWSCYGGPSISVPAGDHPGSGLPVGVQLSAAPWREDRLLWAAARLSEHTLSGTGGGGGSSATGSPEAGAGHGCSRRP